A window of Bacteroidia bacterium genomic DNA:
CGCATTCTGTAAAATTAAATGAATTTATTCGTATTTTTCAATGGTGAACATTTCAAATAATTTTGCTTTGCCAAATTTTGCGTCATTTGGAATTTTACCTTCTTTTTTGCCTATTTCAATGATATTCATTATGAGTGCGTTGGTTTTCTCTGATTCTTTTTCATATTCTGTTTTCATGGCTTTACGGTACTCATCAGGGTAAGATACCATTTTCCCGTCAGGAATTTCTGAGATACTTAGTTCTTTTTGAACATCTGCGGGAATACGAATGCTTTCTGCTTCAAAACTTACCTCGCCATCTTCACTCTTAGCTTCCAGAATAGCACCAGGCAACCCCTGCAATTTCCAAGGACCTACACTCGCAGGAATAGCAGGGGTGTACCAAACTATGTATTTTCTCCCTCTAAACTCAGCAGTGGCATTTTTGCAACTGAATCCTAAAATCGTTTTTACTTCATTTTTAAGCTGCCAAGGTATAACAGGAATTTTCTCCTGACTTATGTAGGGCTTGCCATAAATAAATTCCCTGAAATAAATTATACTTGTTTTTTTATCTGTCAAATACATTTGTCCATAAGTGTCTCGTTTTCTCTTGGTGGGTTTATCTCCTGTAACAGAGGCGTTTACTTCCATAGAGTCTTCTTTTCGCATATATACTAATTTATCGTAATCAAATAAAGATTTTTCGGTGTTAAAATACAAATAGGCAGGAAACGTACGAAGTTCTGCGGGAGCGGGAAAAGTAAAATTATACCTTATAAGTCCAGATAAATTTTGTGCTACAAGGTATGTTCCTAAGAATAGCCCAAACAATAAAATCAAAATTTTTTTCATAGATGTAGTTGCTCTTGATTTATATTAAATCTAATAAATAATAACACAAAAAGAGATAACATAAAATACTCAAAATCAAATTTTTAGTTTTCAGAAT
This region includes:
- a CDS encoding GLPGLI family protein, with product MKKILILLFGLFLGTYLVAQNLSGLIRYNFTFPAPAELRTFPAYLYFNTEKSLFDYDKLVYMRKEDSMEVNASVTGDKPTKRKRDTYGQMYLTDKKTSIIYFREFIYGKPYISQEKIPVIPWQLKNEVKTILGFSCKNATAEFRGRKYIVWYTPAIPASVGPWKLQGLPGAILEAKSEDGEVSFEAESIRIPADVQKELSISEIPDGKMVSYPDEYRKAMKTEYEKESEKTNALIMNIIEIGKKEGKIPNDAKFGKAKLFEMFTIEKYE